From one Lolium rigidum isolate FL_2022 chromosome 4, APGP_CSIRO_Lrig_0.1, whole genome shotgun sequence genomic stretch:
- the LOC124706088 gene encoding uncharacterized protein LOC124706088 encodes MKSSMLLVILVLQAVLVMGILSHANAEFPKCCDNCRFFSGAVVCDDASPKCRDGCVNCRVVKATHPQTFRCADGRVDDGSPCPPCKKH; translated from the exons ATGAAGAGCAGCATGCTCCTCGTGATCCTTGTTCTCCAGGCCGTCTTGGTGATGGGAATCCTCTCACACGCCAACG CTGAATTCCCGAAGTGCTGCGACAACTGCAGGTTCTTCTCAGGGGCTGTAGTCTGTGACGACGCAAGCCCGAAGTGTCGCGACGGCTGTGTGAACTGTCGCGTGGTGAAGGCGACCCATCCCCAGACGTTTCGGTGCGCCGATGGACGCGTCGATGATGGCTCGCCATGTCCGCCTTGCAAGAAGCACTGA